Proteins co-encoded in one Kutzneria chonburiensis genomic window:
- a CDS encoding alpha/beta fold hydrolase — protein MGRLMVDGGEIHYEIAGAGRPVVLLHTGIQDARMWNREFELLTDTHTVIRYDARNHGRSSTATKPYAHHDDLRLLLDGLGIERASLVGMSLGARTSIDFTLTWPDRVEQLLLVSPGASGMTHRDPFVLDQFERLKTATDLEGVVTPIMRMWVDGPHRTPEQVDPAVRVPCLEMMTNTVSRHAPSFAIPPIEVGAIDRLAELAAPTTVVLGDLDSTDIVDVAERIGEPVVVEGAGHVVNLEQPERFAEILLKSV, from the coding sequence ATGGGGCGGCTGATGGTTGACGGCGGGGAAATCCATTACGAGATCGCGGGTGCGGGCCGACCGGTGGTGCTGCTGCACACCGGCATCCAGGACGCCCGGATGTGGAACCGCGAGTTCGAGTTGCTAACGGATACCCACACGGTCATCCGTTACGACGCTCGCAACCACGGTCGGTCCAGCACGGCCACCAAGCCGTACGCCCATCACGACGACCTGCGGCTGCTGCTGGACGGCCTGGGCATCGAGCGGGCCAGCCTGGTCGGCATGTCGCTTGGCGCGCGGACGTCCATCGACTTCACGCTGACCTGGCCGGACCGCGTGGAGCAGCTGCTGCTGGTCTCCCCCGGGGCCAGCGGCATGACACACCGTGACCCGTTCGTCCTCGACCAATTCGAACGGCTCAAGACCGCGACGGACCTCGAGGGCGTGGTCACGCCGATCATGCGGATGTGGGTGGACGGCCCACACCGCACCCCGGAGCAGGTGGACCCGGCGGTCCGGGTGCCCTGCCTCGAGATGATGACCAACACCGTCTCCCGGCACGCCCCGTCCTTCGCGATCCCGCCGATCGAGGTCGGCGCGATCGACCGGCTGGCCGAGCTGGCCGCGCCGACCACCGTGGTGCTGGGCGACCTCGACTCCACCGACATCGTTGACGTGGCGGAACGCATCGGCGAGCCGGTCGTCGTCGAGGGCGCCGGACACGTCGTCAACCTGGAACAGCCCGAGCGGTTCGCGGAAATCCTGCTCAAATCCGTCTGA
- a CDS encoding YeiH family protein codes for MARTAVAAPQTHIATRLPGLAVTLLVAAVATGLGLLVPVVGGPVFAIVLGVLAATTLKPLRATRLTPGYTFASKTVLQLSIVVLGTGLSLQQVVHVGVSSLPVMLGTLAVALGGAWLLGKWLKVGSDTKTLIGVGTGICGASAIAATTAVIKPKSTETAYAIGTIFTFNIAAVLLFPPIGHLLGLSPHAFGLWAGTAVNDTSSVVAAAYAYGGDAGPYAIVVKLTRSLMIIPIVITLAFLKARRNDEVHLPWHRIVPAFLIGFVLAAATDTAGLIPDSWHPALSALGAFLITTALAGIGLSLRFADMRKAGARPLLLGGLLWIAVAASSLGIQALTGL; via the coding sequence ATGGCCCGCACCGCCGTCGCGGCACCGCAGACGCACATCGCGACCCGGCTGCCCGGCCTGGCCGTGACCCTCCTCGTCGCGGCCGTGGCCACCGGCCTTGGCCTGTTGGTCCCGGTCGTCGGCGGCCCGGTCTTCGCGATCGTCCTTGGCGTCCTCGCGGCCACCACCCTCAAGCCGCTCCGCGCCACCCGCCTCACGCCGGGCTACACCTTCGCCTCCAAGACCGTGCTCCAGCTGTCGATCGTCGTCCTGGGCACCGGTCTCTCGCTGCAACAGGTCGTGCACGTCGGCGTGTCCTCGCTGCCGGTCATGCTCGGCACGCTGGCGGTCGCGCTCGGCGGCGCCTGGCTGCTGGGCAAGTGGCTCAAGGTCGGCTCGGACACCAAGACCCTGATCGGCGTGGGCACCGGCATCTGCGGCGCGTCGGCCATCGCCGCGACCACGGCGGTGATCAAGCCGAAGAGCACCGAGACGGCCTACGCGATCGGCACGATCTTCACCTTCAACATCGCGGCGGTGCTGCTGTTCCCGCCGATCGGCCACCTGCTCGGCCTGAGCCCGCACGCCTTCGGCCTCTGGGCCGGCACCGCCGTCAACGACACCTCGTCGGTCGTCGCGGCGGCCTACGCCTACGGCGGCGACGCCGGCCCGTACGCGATCGTGGTGAAGCTGACCCGCAGCCTGATGATCATCCCGATCGTCATCACGCTGGCCTTCCTCAAGGCCCGCCGCAACGACGAGGTGCACCTGCCGTGGCACCGCATCGTGCCGGCGTTCCTGATCGGCTTCGTGCTTGCGGCGGCCACCGACACCGCCGGTCTGATCCCCGACTCCTGGCACCCGGCGTTGTCCGCGCTCGGCGCGTTCCTGATCACGACCGCGCTGGCCGGCATCGGCCTGTCGCTGCGGTTCGCCGACATGCGCAAGGCCGGCGCACGGCCGCTGCTGCTGGGCGGCCTGCTGTGGATCGCCGTGGCCGCCAGCAGCCTCGGCATCCAGGCCCTCACCGGCCTATAG
- the ggt gene encoding gamma-glutamyltransferase codes for MRLRRSVSSVLSVGLMAGLTLVAGATPGSARPAPAKHPVAQGFFGAVVSDTPESTQAGIDVLRRGGTAADAAVAVAATLGVTDPYVAGIGGGGFLVYYDARTHQVSTIDGRETTPAADTETMFVDPSTGKPYAFPTGVTSGLSVGVPGNLATWQRALQRWGRFSLADNLRPAEEVADRGFVVDDTFRELTRENAARFAQFSSSAAQYLPDGQLPVVGSTMRNKDLADTYREIGRKGIGALYGGSVGRDLVNAVQNLPLAAGSTLKPIPGPMQLSDLTAYKALDTAPTHVNYRGYDVYGMAPSSSGGITVGESLNILQNFDLKNMDPVQALHHYLEATRLAFADRGRYIGDSRYVNVPQQQLLSPQFAASRACLIDPTKAGVSPVAPGNPASPTPCATGTAASAGDDENHTNHFVVSDAYGNVASYTNTIEELGGSAIVVPGRGFLLNNELTDFNFAPTQGTAPDPNLPAPGKRPRSSMSPTIVLQHGKPFLAVGSPGGSTIITTVLQILLNRIDFGMNLEDAIAAPRATQRNTATSTAEPAFIALPTTAGLQALGQKFAINDTSPLDPTIKIAPTIGVASGLEFRPDGRVIAAGEPSRRGGSAAAVVFPTCYCD; via the coding sequence ATGCGACTACGCCGCAGCGTCAGCTCGGTTCTGTCGGTAGGGCTCATGGCCGGCCTCACCCTCGTGGCCGGCGCGACGCCCGGCTCGGCGCGGCCCGCCCCGGCCAAGCACCCCGTGGCGCAGGGCTTCTTCGGCGCGGTCGTCTCGGACACGCCGGAGTCCACCCAGGCCGGCATCGACGTGCTGCGCCGGGGCGGCACCGCCGCCGACGCCGCGGTCGCGGTGGCCGCGACGCTGGGCGTCACCGATCCGTACGTCGCCGGCATCGGTGGCGGCGGATTCCTGGTGTACTACGACGCCCGCACCCATCAGGTGTCCACAATAGACGGACGCGAGACCACGCCGGCGGCCGACACCGAGACCATGTTCGTCGACCCGAGCACCGGCAAGCCCTACGCCTTCCCGACCGGCGTGACCAGCGGCCTTTCGGTCGGCGTGCCGGGCAACCTGGCCACCTGGCAGCGGGCGCTGCAGCGCTGGGGCCGGTTCAGCCTGGCCGACAACCTGCGCCCGGCCGAGGAAGTGGCCGACCGCGGCTTTGTCGTCGACGACACGTTCCGCGAGCTGACCAGGGAAAACGCTGCCCGGTTCGCCCAGTTCTCGTCCTCGGCGGCGCAGTACCTGCCGGACGGGCAGCTGCCCGTCGTCGGCTCAACCATGCGCAACAAGGACCTGGCCGACACGTACCGGGAGATCGGCCGCAAGGGCATCGGGGCGCTGTACGGCGGTTCGGTCGGGCGTGACCTGGTCAACGCCGTGCAGAACCTGCCGCTGGCGGCGGGCTCGACGCTCAAGCCCATCCCCGGCCCGATGCAGCTGTCCGACCTGACGGCGTACAAGGCGCTGGACACGGCCCCGACGCACGTGAACTACCGCGGCTACGACGTGTACGGCATGGCCCCGTCGTCCAGCGGCGGCATCACGGTCGGCGAATCGCTGAACATTCTGCAGAACTTCGACCTCAAGAACATGGACCCGGTCCAGGCGCTGCACCACTACCTGGAGGCCACGCGGCTGGCCTTCGCCGACCGCGGCCGCTACATCGGCGACTCGCGCTACGTGAACGTGCCGCAGCAGCAGTTGCTGTCGCCGCAGTTCGCGGCCAGCCGGGCCTGCCTCATCGACCCGACCAAGGCCGGCGTCAGCCCGGTCGCGCCGGGCAACCCGGCCTCGCCGACCCCGTGCGCCACCGGCACCGCAGCGTCGGCCGGCGACGACGAGAACCACACCAACCACTTCGTGGTCTCCGACGCGTACGGCAACGTGGCGTCGTACACCAACACCATCGAGGAGCTGGGCGGCAGCGCGATCGTCGTGCCGGGGCGGGGTTTCCTGCTCAACAACGAGCTGACCGACTTCAACTTCGCGCCGACGCAGGGCACCGCGCCCGACCCCAACCTGCCGGCGCCGGGCAAGCGGCCGCGCTCCAGCATGTCGCCGACGATCGTGTTGCAGCACGGCAAGCCGTTCCTGGCGGTCGGCTCGCCCGGCGGCTCCACGATCATCACCACCGTGCTCCAGATCCTGCTCAACCGGATCGACTTCGGCATGAACCTGGAGGACGCCATCGCCGCGCCGCGGGCCACGCAGCGCAACACGGCGACGTCCACGGCGGAACCGGCGTTCATCGCCCTGCCGACCACGGCGGGATTGCAGGCGCTCGGCCAGAAGTTCGCGATCAACGACACGTCGCCGCTCGATCCGACGATCAAGATCGCGCCGACCATCGGCGTGGCCTCCGGCCTCGAGTTCAGGCCGGACGGCCGGGTCATCGCGGCCGGCGAGCCGTCACGCCGTGGCGGAAGTGCCGCCGCAGTGGTGTTTCCGACGTGCTACTGTGATTGA
- the thrS gene encoding threonine--tRNA ligase — translation MNHVFQQKPRAGARGFCFAVTCLHAKETAVHDHRKLGRELGLFDTDPLMGAGLPYWLPAGAAIRHVLEEYVRDLERRAGYQHVYSPVLGKRALFEQSGHWSHYSHDMFPPMDVGGEQMVLRPSLCPHHALIYRSRAHSYRELPLRLAEIGGMYRAELSGVLGGLSRVRSIQLNDAHVFCTPDQVLGEARAALELVQRAHHDLGIKPVRYRLSLRGDGGKYVDNPELWQRSEGLLREVLSDVDHEEAPGEAAFYGPKIDIQIADSAERESSISTVQVDFHQPAQFDLSYIGADSARHRPVMVHRSLIGSMERAVAHLIEVHGGAFPAWFAPVQIVVLPVSDEEWPAASAVAQRCMDLGLRAEVVGVAQGSLGARIRESRLVPYQAVIGAKEVANEEVALRLRDGRRLDPMSVQEALGRIGSLVGARSLALWD, via the coding sequence CTGAATCACGTTTTCCAGCAGAAGCCCCGGGCAGGTGCCCGGGGCTTCTGCTTTGCGGTCACCTGCCTTCACGCGAAGGAGACCGCTGTGCACGACCACCGCAAGCTCGGCCGCGAACTCGGCCTGTTCGACACCGATCCGTTGATGGGCGCGGGATTGCCGTACTGGCTGCCCGCCGGGGCAGCGATCCGCCACGTGTTGGAGGAGTACGTGCGCGACCTGGAACGCCGCGCCGGCTACCAGCACGTCTATTCGCCCGTGCTGGGCAAACGGGCGTTGTTCGAGCAGTCCGGGCACTGGTCGCACTACAGCCACGACATGTTCCCGCCGATGGACGTGGGCGGCGAGCAGATGGTGTTGCGCCCCAGCCTGTGCCCGCACCACGCGTTGATCTACCGCTCACGGGCGCACAGTTACCGTGAACTTCCCTTGCGCCTGGCAGAAATCGGCGGCATGTACCGGGCCGAGCTGTCCGGTGTGCTGGGCGGGCTGTCGCGGGTGCGGTCCATCCAGCTCAACGACGCGCACGTGTTCTGCACCCCGGATCAAGTCCTGGGTGAGGCGCGGGCGGCGTTGGAGCTCGTCCAGCGAGCGCACCATGATCTCGGCATCAAGCCCGTGCGCTACCGGCTGTCGCTGCGGGGCGACGGCGGCAAGTACGTGGACAATCCCGAGCTGTGGCAACGTTCCGAGGGGTTGCTGCGGGAAGTTCTGTCCGATGTGGACCACGAGGAGGCGCCGGGCGAGGCCGCCTTCTACGGTCCGAAGATCGACATCCAGATAGCCGACAGCGCGGAGCGGGAGTCCAGCATTTCCACCGTACAGGTGGATTTCCACCAGCCGGCACAGTTCGACCTCAGCTACATCGGGGCCGATTCGGCCCGGCACCGGCCGGTCATGGTGCACCGCAGCCTGATCGGCAGCATGGAACGGGCCGTGGCACACCTGATCGAGGTGCACGGCGGCGCGTTCCCGGCGTGGTTCGCGCCGGTGCAGATCGTGGTGCTGCCGGTGTCCGACGAGGAGTGGCCGGCGGCTTCTGCTGTGGCGCAGCGATGTATGGATCTTGGGTTGCGGGCGGAAGTCGTTGGGGTAGCACAAGGTTCGCTCGGCGCGCGGATCCGTGAGTCGAGGTTGGTGCCGTACCAGGCGGTGATCGGGGCGAAGGAAGTGGCCAACGAGGAGGTGGCGTTGCGGTTGCGCGACGGTCGCCGGCTGGACCCGATGTCCGTACAGGAGGCGTTGGGGCGGATCGGTTCTCTGGTCGGGGCACGGTCGTTGGCCTTGTGGGACTAG
- a CDS encoding GntR family transcriptional regulator has product MAGRTLDRAGSTPLWQQLQTALLERLSAGEFASAFPGEMALVEEYDVSRSTVRQALRQLRADGVIVAERGRQPRVAAVPEIHQPLGALYSLFASVEAAGLSQDSVVRVLDVRADGVVAERLGLEGSTPLVYLERLRLAGGEPLAIDRVWLPASVASPLLEADFSHTSLYGELAARTGVRLDAGHEDVHAVIPTPAELKQLHCPGGTALFAINRLGSSQGRAVEWRQTRVRGDRFALTAEFTAQFGYRFMQR; this is encoded by the coding sequence GTGGCGGGGCGCACATTGGACCGGGCCGGATCGACACCGCTGTGGCAGCAGCTCCAGACGGCGTTGCTGGAGAGGTTGTCGGCCGGGGAGTTCGCTTCGGCGTTCCCGGGGGAGATGGCGCTCGTCGAGGAGTACGACGTCAGCCGGTCGACCGTGCGGCAGGCGTTGCGGCAGCTCAGGGCCGATGGCGTGATCGTCGCGGAGCGGGGACGGCAGCCCCGGGTGGCGGCGGTGCCGGAGATCCATCAGCCGCTGGGGGCGCTGTATTCGCTCTTCGCGTCGGTCGAGGCGGCGGGGTTGTCGCAGGACTCCGTGGTGCGGGTGTTGGACGTGCGGGCTGATGGCGTGGTGGCGGAGCGACTGGGGTTGGAGGGGTCGACGCCGCTGGTGTATTTGGAGCGGTTGAGGCTGGCCGGGGGTGAGCCGTTGGCGATCGACCGGGTGTGGTTGCCGGCTTCGGTCGCGTCTCCGCTGCTGGAGGCGGATTTCAGCCACACGAGTTTGTATGGGGAGCTCGCGGCGCGCACGGGGGTTCGGCTGGACGCGGGGCATGAGGACGTGCATGCGGTGATCCCGACGCCGGCCGAGTTGAAGCAGCTTCACTGCCCTGGTGGGACCGCCCTGTTTGCGATCAACCGGCTGGGGTCGTCGCAGGGGCGGGCGGTGGAGTGGCGGCAGACGCGGGTGCGGGGGGATCGGTTTGCGTTGACGGCGGAGTTCACGGCGCAGTTTGGGTATCGGTTCATGCAGCGGTGA